CGGAACCGCCCGTACCCCGGCCCTCGCCGCCGCCCTGCCCGGCACCACCGCGCCGACCCCGGCCGCGGCTGCCCGAGCGGAAGCCCGTGCCACCCGCCGCGGCCCCGCCCGGCCGCGTGCGCGGCTTCGGCGGGGTCGGCTGCGGGACCTCGATGACGATCGCGACACCGGACGGTTCGCGGGCCCCGGTGATCCGGGTGAGCTCCTCGTCGCTGGACTTGATCCGGGTGGTCCGCGGAGCGATGCCCGCATCGGCCATCAGCCGGGTCATCTCCCGCTTCTCCTCGGGCAGCACCAGGGTGACGACGCTGCCGGACTCCCCGGCACGGGCGGTGCGCCCACCACGGTGGAGGTAGTCCTTGTGGTCGGTCGGCGGGTCCACGTTCACGACCAGGTCGAGGTCGTCGACATGGATGCCGCGCGCCGCCACATTCGTCGCGACGAGCGCGGTGACCTGGCCGTTCTTGAACTGGTCCAGCGTCCGGTTGCGCTGCGGCTGCGAACGTCCGCCGTGCAGGGCGGCAGCCCGTACACCGCTGGCGAGCAGCCGCTTGGCGAAGCGGTCGGCGGCGCGCTTGGTGTCCACGAACATGATCACGCGGCCGTCGCGGGCGGCGATCCTGGTGGCGACGGCCTTCTTGTCGGTCTCGTCGGCCACGTGCAGCACATGGTGCTCCATGGTGGTGACCGCACCCGCGGACGGGTCGACCGAGTGCACGACGGGGTCGGTCAGGAACATCTTGACCAGCCGGTCGATGTTCTTGTCGAGCGTCGCGGAGAAGAGCATCCGCTGACCGTCGGGCTCGACCTGCTTGAGCAGGGCGACGACCTGCGGCATGAAGCCCATGTCGGCCATCTGGTCGGCCTCGTCGAGGACGGTGATGGCGACCTGGTCGAGGCGGCAGTCGCCGCGCTCGATGAGGTCCTTCAGCCGGCCGGGCGTGGCGACGAGCACCTCTGCGCCGCGGCGCAGCGTGCCGGACTGCTTGCTGATCGACATGCCGCCGACGACGGTGGCCAGGCGCAGGTTCACGGATGTCGCGTACGGCGTGAGCGCGTCGGTGACCTGCTGGGCGAGCTCGCGGGTCGGGACGAGAACCAGTGCGAGCGGGGCGCGCGGCTCGGCGCGCCGTCCGCCGGTGCGGGCCAGCAGCGCGAGGCCGAACGCAAGGGTCTTGCCGGAGCCGGTGCGGCCGCGGCCGAGGATGTCCCGGCCTGCGAGCGAGTTCGGCAGGGTGGCGCCCTGGATCGGGAACGGATCGGTGACGCCCTGCGCGGCAAGGGTTTTCAGCAGGGCTGCGGGCATGTCCAGCTCGGCGAACGCCTCGACGGCGGGCAGTGCGGGGGTCATGGTTTCGGGCAGGGCGAATTCACCCTGCGGCGGCGTGGCCCTGCGACGGGGCGACGCCTTGCCGGATCCCTTGCCGGAACCCTTGGCGGTTGCCTGTGCCGGGGCCGTTCCGCGCCCCCTCGACGGGCGGTTGCGGGCGGATCGGTCCTGGCGTTCGGAGCGGGTCATACGGAATTGCCCTCCTGGGGGATTCCTGAGGAGTCCTGGGGATTCCTGGGAACTGCTTGGGGACTGCTGGGGAGCGCTGTGGGACGGCACGCTTCTTCGTCATGCCCCGGGGACAGCACAAGCCGGGACCCGCACCTTCACGGTGCGGGCCCCGGCTGCGAGGTACGCGTCCGGCAATTAGGCCGGGACGATGTTCTCCGCCTGCGGGCCCTTCTGGCCCTGCGTGACGTCGAAGGAGACCTTCTGGCCCTCCTGGAGCTCACGGAAGCCCGAGGTGGCGATGTTGGAGTAGTGGGCGAAGACGTCGGCGCCGCCGCCGTCCTGCTCGATGAAGCCGAAGCCCTTTTCCGAGTTGAACCACTTCACGGTTCCAGTAGCCATGTCATTCTCCTAAAAGAGGTGCAGTGCCGGAAATCCGCACTTTACGAATTCCAAGTCGCCGCATTGAGCCCCACCCGGAGAAAGCCGGAAAACAATAATGCGCCTGAGGAAGCATTCCCGTCAGGCGCACATAAAGTTCATGGGTACCAAAACTGCAACACGGCAACCGTAGCACGATCTGCCGGTCGGGGGTGGGACACGCCGCGCCGCCGGTCGGCGAATTTTCTGCCCGGACCCTTGGGGTAACTGGCCCGGAGCGAGTTGAGAACCGTGCCGAAACTCGTCTCGAAGCCCTGTCGGAGCGCTTGGGCGCCCTGGTCGGGGGCCGGGGCACGGGCCGGGACGGGGCCAGTGCGGGGCCCCGCCGGAGCCGGTCCGGGGTCAGAGCCGT
This sequence is a window from Streptomyces sp. NBC_01217. Protein-coding genes within it:
- a CDS encoding DEAD/DEAH box helicase — encoded protein: MTRSERQDRSARNRPSRGRGTAPAQATAKGSGKGSGKASPRRRATPPQGEFALPETMTPALPAVEAFAELDMPAALLKTLAAQGVTDPFPIQGATLPNSLAGRDILGRGRTGSGKTLAFGLALLARTGGRRAEPRAPLALVLVPTRELAQQVTDALTPYATSVNLRLATVVGGMSISKQSGTLRRGAEVLVATPGRLKDLIERGDCRLDQVAITVLDEADQMADMGFMPQVVALLKQVEPDGQRMLFSATLDKNIDRLVKMFLTDPVVHSVDPSAGAVTTMEHHVLHVADETDKKAVATRIAARDGRVIMFVDTKRAADRFAKRLLASGVRAAALHGGRSQPQRNRTLDQFKNGQVTALVATNVAARGIHVDDLDLVVNVDPPTDHKDYLHRGGRTARAGESGSVVTLVLPEEKREMTRLMADAGIAPRTTRIKSSDEELTRITGAREPSGVAIVIEVPQPTPPKPRTRPGGAAAGGTGFRSGSRGRGRRGGAGQGGGEGRGTGGSARGAGSGSAAGGGRGSGEARGAGAGAGRSGAGRSGSGAGRGGAAAGRGRRVA
- a CDS encoding cold-shock protein, which gives rise to MATGTVKWFNSEKGFGFIEQDGGGADVFAHYSNIATSGFRELQEGQKVSFDVTQGQKGPQAENIVPA